One Actinomyces respiraculi DNA window includes the following coding sequences:
- a CDS encoding DNA repair helicase XPB, with the protein MPATPGPPDGPLIVQSDKTVLLEVAHPAADDARRAIAPFAELERAPEHIHTYRITPLALWNARAAGLDPETVIHVLITYSRFPVPHSLLTEVAETMGRYGRLQLLSDPAHGLVLHATDVPVLEEVARSRRTAGMLGERLSPEDVVVHPSERGNLKQALIKLGWPAEDLAGYVDGERHPITLTDDPAGAAAHAPGAFALRPYQSQAVEAFWAGGSGVVVLPCGAGKTLVGAACMARSSTTTLILVTNAVSARQWKEELVRFTSLTEDEIGEYSGSRKEVRPVTIATYQVLTTRRKGVYPHLDLLDAHDWGLIVYDEVHLLPAPVFRMTAELQARRRLGLTATLVREDGREDEVFSLIGPKRYDAPWKDLENQGWIAPAVCTEVRLALEAGERMTYATASPEDRYRLAATTPRKIGVVDQLLARHPGESALVIGQYVDQLEEIAEHLGAPLITGATTVRERQRLYAAFRSGQVGTLVVSKVANFSIDLPGASVAVQVSGSFGSRQEEAQRLGRIVRPKEDGRQAHFYTVVARDTVDQDIAAHRQRFLAEQGYAYDVVDAADL; encoded by the coding sequence ATGCCCGCCACGCCCGGCCCGCCCGACGGCCCCCTCATCGTCCAGAGCGACAAAACCGTCCTGCTTGAGGTCGCCCACCCCGCCGCCGACGACGCCCGCCGCGCCATCGCACCCTTCGCCGAGCTCGAGCGGGCCCCCGAGCACATCCACACCTACCGCATCACCCCGCTGGCCCTGTGGAACGCCCGCGCCGCCGGCCTCGACCCCGAGACCGTCATCCACGTCCTCATCACCTACTCGCGCTTCCCCGTCCCGCACTCCCTGCTGACCGAGGTCGCCGAGACGATGGGCCGCTACGGCCGCCTCCAGCTGCTCTCCGACCCGGCGCACGGGCTCGTGCTGCACGCCACGGACGTGCCCGTGCTCGAGGAGGTCGCGCGCTCGCGGCGCACCGCCGGGATGCTCGGTGAGCGCCTGTCCCCCGAGGACGTCGTCGTCCACCCCTCCGAGCGCGGCAACCTCAAGCAGGCGCTCATCAAGCTGGGCTGGCCCGCGGAGGACCTTGCCGGCTATGTCGACGGCGAGCGCCACCCCATCACCCTGACCGACGACCCCGCGGGGGCCGCCGCGCACGCACCCGGCGCCTTCGCGCTGCGCCCGTACCAGTCCCAGGCGGTCGAGGCCTTCTGGGCGGGCGGCAGCGGCGTCGTCGTCCTGCCCTGCGGGGCCGGCAAGACCCTCGTGGGGGCCGCCTGCATGGCCAGGAGCTCAACGACGACGCTCATCCTCGTGACCAACGCGGTCTCGGCCCGCCAGTGGAAGGAGGAGCTGGTGCGCTTCACCTCCCTCACCGAGGACGAGATCGGCGAGTACTCGGGCTCGCGCAAGGAGGTGCGACCGGTCACCATCGCCACCTACCAGGTGCTCACCACCCGCCGCAAAGGCGTCTATCCCCACCTGGACCTGCTCGACGCCCACGACTGGGGTCTTATCGTCTACGACGAGGTGCATCTGCTGCCCGCCCCGGTCTTCCGCATGACGGCGGAGCTGCAGGCACGCCGTCGGCTCGGGCTGACGGCAACGCTCGTGCGCGAGGACGGCCGTGAGGACGAGGTGTTCAGCCTCATCGGGCCCAAGCGCTACGACGCGCCGTGGAAGGATCTGGAGAACCAGGGGTGGATCGCGCCCGCCGTCTGCACGGAGGTGCGCCTGGCCCTCGAGGCCGGCGAGCGCATGACCTACGCGACCGCCTCGCCCGAGGACCGCTACCGGCTGGCCGCGACGACCCCGCGCAAGATCGGCGTGGTCGACCAGCTGCTTGCCCGCCACCCCGGCGAGAGTGCGCTCGTCATCGGCCAGTACGTCGACCAGCTCGAGGAGATCGCCGAGCACCTGGGGGCCCCACTCATCACCGGGGCGACGACGGTCCGCGAGCGTCAGCGGCTCTACGCCGCCTTCCGCTCCGGTCAGGTGGGCACGCTCGTGGTGTCCAAGGTCGCCAACTTCTCCATCGACCTGCCGGGGGCCTCAGTGGCGGTGCAGGTCAGCGGATCTTTCGGCTCGCGCCAGGAGGAGGCGCAACGCCTGGGCCGGATCGTGCGGCCGAAGGAGGATGGGCGCCAGGCCCACTTCTACACGGTGGTCGCGCGCGACACGGTGGACCAGGACATAGCGGCGCACCGTCAACGTTTCCTGGCCGAGCAGGGGTATGCCTACGACGTCGTGGACGCCGCGGACCTGTAA
- a CDS encoding type 1 glutamine amidotransferase: MTDIEEPLRQDSTGARSASAPVLTVIEPEAFAPLGRLGEWLFACGARLRVVRPWQGESIPDLADVGDGLVLLGGAMSAHDDDAHPWLADLRHLVRRVVEERVPTVAICLGAQVAAEALGGATAVPSPHGPENGVVDIELTEAATKDPFLAPIIDAAVRAAVRTGVPTQDGTHLPVIVSHADGVARLPEEATLLATSDAAPIHAWRVGRLLALQHHPESTPARIEHWQARNAAREMGLDLEGQAGETMDDADLPAEAVEAGRQARAEAERVDAVIQAFGRELARQLVLSARAYAVTRR, from the coding sequence ATGACTGACATAGAGGAACCCCTCCGGCAGGACTCCACAGGAGCCCGCAGCGCCAGCGCCCCCGTCCTCACGGTCATCGAGCCTGAGGCCTTCGCCCCCCTCGGCCGCCTGGGCGAGTGGCTCTTCGCCTGCGGCGCCCGCCTGCGTGTGGTGCGCCCCTGGCAGGGTGAGTCGATCCCCGACCTGGCCGACGTCGGCGACGGCCTCGTCCTCCTGGGCGGTGCCATGAGCGCCCACGACGACGACGCCCACCCCTGGCTCGCCGACCTGCGTCACCTGGTGCGCCGCGTCGTCGAGGAGCGTGTGCCGACCGTCGCCATCTGCCTGGGCGCCCAGGTCGCTGCCGAGGCGCTCGGCGGCGCCACCGCCGTCCCCTCTCCCCACGGGCCCGAGAACGGCGTCGTCGACATCGAGCTCACCGAGGCGGCCACCAAGGACCCCTTCCTCGCCCCGATTATCGACGCCGCGGTGCGTGCCGCGGTGCGCACCGGTGTCCCCACGCAGGACGGCACCCACCTGCCCGTCATCGTCTCCCATGCCGACGGCGTTGCCCGCCTGCCCGAGGAGGCCACCCTGCTCGCCACCTCCGACGCAGCGCCCATCCACGCCTGGCGCGTCGGCCGCCTGCTGGCTCTGCAGCACCACCCCGAGTCCACGCCCGCCCGCATCGAGCACTGGCAGGCGCGCAACGCGGCCCGCGAGATGGGGCTCGACCTGGAGGGGCAGGCGGGTGAGACGATGGACGACGCCGACCTGCCCGCCGAGGCGGTCGAGGCTGGCAGGCAGGCGCGCGCTGAGGCGGAGAGGGTTGATGCTGTCATCCAGGCCTTCGGTCGTGAGCTCGCCCGGCAGCTGGTCCTCAGTGCCCGGGCCTACGCGGTCACGCGCCGCTGA
- a CDS encoding DUF3027 domain-containing protein: MTDVMNATPELESYDSPASATTAARVVEPLAPGAAGTLKDPATSALPRPGSMPSLAEASAAGKDKTLTSDEAIALARDCLAEITEPLSVGEYMAARPEGQRVITHLFECNLAGYRGWRWAVTLTRVPRSRTPTVSEMGLLPGEEALLAPTWVPWADRLQPGDISRSDRLPRRETDERLEPGWEATADGEGDQTPDGVVLAGTDAVDFGRARVLSPEGVQRAAQRWYDGEHGPQADGVRKAHATCSTCGFFMPMAGPMRAVFGVCANEWAADDGRVVSLDHGCGAHSETDLPDQGPEWPVVPSRLDETAMEPIGTDGVSLRDGATQAQAAAEESSPVQSAEDTGEGAAEDTGPSSEQEPADAPTQSGGPESETPESEGPEPADPEPGTEVPTARAPRRRTARRTNRTKENEPTATGSAGPTKPARAARRRSRKAETAPEPAAQTSAGATEEDRHAAALDAVADLTASLPDVAPEHKPTPEALAELEAVLPFRD, from the coding sequence GTGACTGACGTAATGAACGCGACGCCTGAGCTCGAGTCCTACGACTCGCCGGCGAGCGCCACGACCGCCGCGCGCGTGGTCGAGCCCCTGGCTCCCGGTGCGGCCGGCACCCTCAAGGACCCTGCAACCTCCGCCCTGCCCCGCCCCGGCTCCATGCCCTCGCTCGCCGAGGCGAGCGCCGCGGGCAAGGACAAGACCCTGACCTCCGACGAGGCCATCGCGCTGGCCCGCGACTGCCTGGCCGAGATCACGGAGCCCTTGAGCGTCGGCGAGTACATGGCGGCCCGCCCCGAGGGGCAGCGGGTCATCACCCACCTCTTCGAGTGCAACCTCGCGGGCTACCGCGGCTGGCGCTGGGCCGTGACGCTGACCCGGGTGCCGCGCTCGCGCACGCCGACGGTGAGCGAGATGGGGCTGCTTCCGGGTGAGGAGGCGCTTCTGGCACCGACGTGGGTGCCGTGGGCGGATCGGCTTCAGCCCGGTGACATCAGCCGTTCGGACCGCCTGCCGCGTCGGGAGACGGACGAGCGGCTGGAGCCGGGCTGGGAGGCGACGGCCGACGGCGAGGGGGACCAGACCCCGGACGGTGTGGTTCTGGCGGGGACCGACGCCGTCGACTTCGGTCGTGCCCGGGTGCTGAGCCCCGAGGGCGTCCAGCGCGCCGCCCAGCGCTGGTACGACGGCGAGCACGGCCCGCAGGCGGACGGTGTGCGCAAGGCCCACGCGACCTGCTCGACCTGTGGCTTCTTCATGCCGATGGCGGGGCCGATGCGTGCGGTCTTCGGCGTGTGTGCCAACGAGTGGGCGGCCGACGACGGCCGTGTGGTCTCCCTTGACCACGGCTGCGGCGCCCACTCGGAGACGGACCTGCCGGACCAGGGGCCTGAGTGGCCGGTGGTGCCCTCGCGTCTGGACGAGACGGCGATGGAACCGATCGGCACCGACGGCGTGTCGCTGCGCGATGGGGCCACCCAGGCGCAGGCGGCCGCTGAGGAGTCCTCGCCCGTCCAGTCGGCTGAGGACACTGGTGAGGGCGCTGCCGAGGACACCGGCCCGTCGTCCGAGCAGGAGCCGGCTGACGCGCCGACGCAATCCGGCGGCCCGGAGTCGGAGACCCCGGAGTCGGAGGGCCCTGAGCCCGCTGACCCGGAGCCGGGGACTGAGGTGCCGACCGCACGCGCACCTCGACGTCGGACCGCTCGCCGGACGAACCGGACGAAGGAGAACGAGCCCACTGCCACCGGGTCCGCTGGGCCTACCAAGCCCGCGCGTGCCGCTCGGCGTCGTAGTCGCAAGGCGGAGACGGCTCCCGAGCCCGCCGCCCAGACCTCGGCCGGGGCCACGGAGGAGGATCGTCACGCCGCCGCCCTGGACGCCGTCGCCGACCTCACCGCGTCACTGCCGGACGTCGCCCCCGAGCACAAGCCCACCCCCGAGGCCCTCGCTGAGCTCGAGGCCGTCCTCCCCTTCCGCGACTGA
- a CDS encoding ATP-binding protein → MDPVLNPYVPGAGRRPAALVGRDDVINVWDIMLRRAERGTTDQPLVLYGLRGVGKTVLLTRLRHDADKREWITVQIEAGTGKGLREIVGEGLYGPLSDRARPSAGTRLLRALKTALSFKASYDQTGSWSFGIDLSGRSGGGADSGVLETDLKKILKDVSLAAAEEGSGLALLIDEAQDLSAEDLTTLVAVSHAAAQDDWPVLFALAGLPSLPQTLSEARSYSERFRFVKVERLDPDGAAAALADPAKAEGVMWDNDALSHVVEHSGRYPYFIQQFGQEAWNAASDTRIDRPAAELGVVSGLTQLDNGFFRARWDRTTQAEKRYLRAMCPEGEDGIGSGEVASRLNRTIQSQSGVRNSLIRKGIVYAPDHGVVAFTVPGMAGFISRQHGE, encoded by the coding sequence ATGGACCCCGTGCTGAACCCCTACGTTCCCGGAGCAGGTCGCCGACCTGCCGCGCTTGTGGGACGCGATGACGTCATCAACGTCTGGGACATCATGCTGCGTCGTGCCGAGCGCGGGACGACGGACCAACCGCTCGTGCTCTACGGGCTGCGAGGAGTCGGGAAGACCGTCCTCCTCACCCGCCTGCGCCACGATGCGGACAAGCGCGAGTGGATCACGGTCCAGATCGAGGCCGGGACCGGCAAGGGCCTTCGCGAGATTGTGGGTGAGGGGCTGTACGGCCCCCTGAGTGACCGCGCGCGCCCCTCCGCCGGAACTCGCCTGCTGCGCGCTCTGAAGACCGCTCTCTCCTTCAAAGCCTCCTACGACCAGACGGGCTCATGGTCCTTCGGCATCGACCTGAGCGGGCGAAGCGGCGGCGGCGCCGACTCGGGAGTACTTGAGACGGATCTCAAGAAGATCCTCAAGGACGTCTCGCTCGCAGCTGCGGAGGAGGGCAGCGGGCTCGCGCTCCTCATCGACGAGGCGCAGGACCTCTCAGCCGAGGACCTCACCACGTTGGTGGCCGTCTCCCACGCCGCAGCCCAGGACGACTGGCCGGTGCTCTTCGCGCTCGCCGGCCTTCCCAGCCTCCCACAGACGCTCTCGGAAGCGCGGTCCTATTCTGAGAGGTTCCGCTTCGTCAAGGTCGAGCGTCTTGACCCGGATGGCGCTGCCGCAGCGCTCGCCGATCCTGCGAAGGCGGAGGGTGTGATGTGGGACAACGACGCTCTATCGCACGTCGTGGAGCACTCCGGGCGCTACCCGTACTTCATCCAGCAGTTCGGGCAGGAGGCATGGAACGCCGCATCCGACACACGCATCGACAGGCCAGCGGCTGAGCTCGGTGTCGTCTCAGGTCTGACCCAACTCGACAACGGGTTCTTCCGCGCCCGCTGGGACCGCACGACCCAGGCGGAGAAGCGTTACCTGCGGGCCATGTGCCCCGAAGGCGAGGATGGTATCGGCAGCGGCGAGGTCGCCAGCCGGCTGAACCGGACCATCCAGAGCCAGAGCGGGGTCCGCAACTCCCTCATCCGTAAGGGCATCGTGTACGCGCCCGACCACGGTGTCGTCGCCTTCACAGTCCCGGGCATGGCCGGATTCATCTCCCGGCAGCATGGGGAGTAG
- a CDS encoding TPM domain-containing protein, with protein METTRLARPGALARLSACGLLVAGALVLPATAVAAPVTWQEPARVAPATTSTVLSQPVTDGAGVLDDDAAQDVVDQLAKEGVGLWVVTLDDDSVTAESYAAQAWVDSRLGTQDLLLVINTSSAGRTYAFSGSARDSVWSKETTDRVRTAIYGQLRNSDYDGAVRAVLTGLSGADGDAGAASGAGGGRGGAGGIGLALGAAAVVGGGALVYSRSRRKKTPGQAGGSAGQVPLAELSVQAGNALVTADDAVRAADEELSYAQAQFGLASTDAFAQALATAREHVAHSFELRRLLDDAVPETEAQQRQMNTEILSRCQEAVRVIQEQEAAFNERRGLEANLPASIAETAQRAQETEQSIKAAQTLLVTLHASYPASALTSVSEAPAEAERLLAAGRTALDQARASVEAGEQSTAVEQVRIAQGSIAQAGRLAAQVSSARERLSTAAADLSAAITSISSDLVDAARLKAQVPAASLAPLVADAEAAVAEGRAASTGSGSGGTGGDPLAALDHLARAESALDAALAPARAQEENDSRARTQLTSRLARLGAQVEAVTSYVTTHRGVIGPSARTALSEAARHAAAATSLQTTDAAAALAEVAAAEPLVAQAQALAEADVRNHRDSWGSGSSGGSGIDLGSLVLGGILLGGGGHRGGYGGWGGHGGGFSGGFGGGFGGKSLGGGGFGGGGGFGGGGGRF; from the coding sequence ATGGAGACAACACGCCTTGCCCGTCCTGGGGCACTCGCCCGTCTGTCCGCCTGCGGCCTGCTCGTCGCCGGGGCCCTGGTGCTGCCCGCGACGGCGGTGGCCGCCCCTGTCACGTGGCAGGAGCCCGCCCGGGTAGCGCCCGCGACGACGTCGACCGTCCTGTCCCAGCCGGTCACCGACGGTGCCGGGGTGTTGGACGACGACGCCGCCCAGGATGTCGTCGACCAGCTCGCCAAGGAGGGGGTCGGGCTGTGGGTGGTGACGCTTGATGACGACTCGGTGACGGCCGAGAGCTACGCCGCGCAGGCGTGGGTCGACTCGCGTCTGGGCACGCAGGACCTCCTGCTCGTCATCAACACGTCGAGCGCAGGGCGCACCTACGCCTTCTCGGGCTCTGCCCGGGACAGCGTGTGGAGCAAGGAGACCACTGACCGGGTGCGCACCGCGATCTACGGCCAGTTGCGCAACAGCGACTACGACGGCGCCGTGCGGGCGGTCCTCACGGGGCTCTCGGGCGCCGACGGCGACGCGGGTGCGGCCTCCGGTGCCGGCGGCGGGCGCGGTGGCGCCGGGGGCATCGGCCTCGCACTGGGGGCGGCGGCCGTCGTCGGCGGCGGGGCCCTGGTGTACTCCCGCTCACGACGCAAGAAGACCCCCGGCCAGGCGGGCGGGTCGGCCGGGCAGGTCCCGCTTGCGGAGCTGTCGGTGCAGGCCGGCAACGCGCTCGTGACCGCCGACGACGCCGTGCGGGCCGCGGATGAGGAGCTGTCCTACGCGCAGGCCCAGTTCGGCCTGGCGTCCACGGACGCCTTCGCCCAGGCGCTCGCCACGGCCCGCGAGCATGTGGCCCACTCCTTCGAGCTGCGCCGCCTGCTTGACGACGCGGTCCCCGAGACCGAGGCGCAGCAGCGTCAGATGAACACGGAGATTCTCTCGCGCTGCCAGGAGGCGGTGCGGGTGATCCAGGAGCAGGAGGCGGCCTTCAACGAGCGGCGCGGGCTCGAGGCGAACCTGCCGGCGTCGATCGCGGAGACGGCCCAGCGGGCTCAGGAGACCGAGCAGTCCATCAAGGCCGCCCAGACGCTGCTGGTGACCCTGCACGCCTCCTACCCCGCCTCCGCGCTCACGAGCGTGTCCGAGGCCCCGGCCGAGGCCGAGCGGTTGCTGGCGGCCGGGCGCACGGCCCTGGACCAGGCGCGCGCCTCGGTTGAGGCCGGCGAGCAGTCCACGGCCGTGGAGCAGGTGCGCATCGCCCAGGGTTCTATCGCCCAGGCGGGCCGGCTGGCCGCGCAGGTCTCAAGTGCCCGCGAGCGCCTGTCGACGGCGGCGGCGGACCTGAGCGCGGCCATCACCTCGATCTCCTCCGACCTGGTGGATGCGGCGCGGCTCAAGGCCCAGGTTCCTGCTGCCTCCTTGGCGCCGCTCGTGGCGGATGCCGAGGCGGCTGTGGCCGAGGGGCGGGCCGCGTCCACGGGTAGCGGCTCCGGTGGCACGGGCGGGGACCCGCTGGCCGCCCTCGACCACCTGGCGCGTGCGGAGAGCGCGCTCGACGCGGCCCTGGCACCGGCGCGCGCCCAGGAGGAGAACGACTCGCGCGCCCGCACCCAGCTGACCTCCCGCCTGGCGCGGCTGGGCGCCCAGGTCGAGGCGGTCACCTCCTATGTCACCACGCACCGCGGGGTCATCGGCCCCTCGGCCCGCACGGCGCTGAGTGAGGCCGCGCGCCACGCGGCGGCGGCCACGAGCCTGCAGACGACGGACGCGGCGGCGGCCCTTGCTGAGGTCGCAGCTGCGGAGCCGCTTGTGGCGCAGGCCCAGGCCCTGGCGGAGGCGGATGTGCGCAACCACCGGGACTCGTGGGGCTCGGGCTCCTCGGGTGGCTCCGGCATCGACCTGGGCTCGCTCGTCCTGGGCGGCATCCTCTTGGGTGGTGGTGGTCACCGCGGCGGCTATGGCGGCTGGGGCGGCCACGGCGGCGGTTTCAGCGGAGGCTTCGGCGGAGGCTTCGGAGGCAAGAGCCTTGGAGGTGGCGGCTTCGGCGGAGGCGGAGGCTTCGGCGGCGGAGGCGGCCGCTTCTGA
- a CDS encoding helicase-associated domain-containing protein — MSNEAAWWCAASAPVPATVEDLAAGLTALPDREIADLLLARPDLLAPPSSSFTMLAARAGARPSVETALADLNAAVLAVAEAVVATGVQDPGLLGPALLLSSDDVAAHLATLRRLALVLDSGPVAGLVEAVGPHPLGLAPAAAPQEGRPDAPPPPSLQTLHATARSAASQHANSQRAAAERPGPQQAAARDATPLEDTPVLSPAALAVLDALTWGPPTGTLREGGQAPGAASLVERGWLERTQDESGTTRFLLPRRVALALRGGRLLRRPPTAPDPAALPIQDPATTADQSSRAAEEAVRLVAALVDEWGREGGPILRTGGVGVRALARTADALGLEGAPAARVIELAAGAGLLGLDDAGATWVPSTQVPLWRTATLPERWAPLAVAWACSARAPWLVGTRGEDGALRAVLGDGLETARAGSLRRRILLLLDSLPEGAVVTPTWVYEALTWARPRRPVLDGDVTGVLDETEFLGITGGGALSRAGRLLARSVRHETLLSSDGEADPRLLGALERALEEDLAAPVGLLLVQSDLTAVVPGRPEPDLAALLDKAATVESRGSALAVRFTDESVRAALDSGWSAVELRQALERWTPTPLPSALTTLIEDVARHHGAVRVREVASVLRVPDPATAAGLLAEARLKGLGLDEVAPGVLLATAPAGQVLRELRAAGLSPVLEDTSGRLLLAGDAVTARRGGPGVEPVRPGAVTATRRHRHSARELAVLVGRLRAGERARRDPAVPAGAATDPVHALAVMRQAQSSRSRLRLRLAGPDGVVQERRVRVLAVEAGRVRLADVERETELTVAVHRVVSVEEE, encoded by the coding sequence ATGAGCAATGAGGCAGCGTGGTGGTGCGCGGCGAGCGCACCAGTCCCAGCGACGGTGGAGGACCTGGCTGCGGGCCTGACCGCCCTGCCCGACCGCGAGATCGCCGACCTCCTCCTGGCCCGCCCGGATCTTCTCGCCCCGCCATCGTCCTCCTTCACCATGCTTGCCGCCCGCGCCGGGGCGCGCCCAAGCGTTGAGACTGCGCTCGCGGACCTCAACGCCGCTGTGCTCGCGGTTGCCGAGGCCGTCGTCGCCACCGGTGTTCAGGACCCGGGCCTCCTCGGTCCCGCCCTTCTCCTTTCTTCCGACGACGTCGCCGCCCACCTGGCGACGTTGCGCCGCCTTGCGCTCGTCCTCGACTCGGGTCCCGTTGCCGGCCTCGTGGAGGCCGTGGGTCCCCACCCGCTCGGGCTCGCCCCGGCAGCGGCACCGCAGGAGGGCAGGCCCGACGCACCCCCGCCACCCTCGCTGCAGACGCTTCACGCCACCGCCCGGTCGGCCGCGTCCCAGCACGCCAACTCCCAGCGGGCCGCCGCCGAGCGGCCCGGCCCCCAGCAGGCCGCCGCCCGCGACGCGACCCCACTGGAGGACACCCCCGTCCTGTCCCCGGCCGCTCTCGCCGTGCTCGACGCGCTCACCTGGGGCCCACCCACCGGAACTCTGCGCGAGGGCGGCCAGGCACCCGGTGCCGCCTCACTGGTCGAGCGCGGCTGGCTTGAGCGCACCCAGGACGAGTCCGGCACCACGCGCTTCCTGCTGCCGCGCCGCGTCGCCCTCGCCCTGCGCGGTGGCCGCCTGCTGCGCCGGCCCCCCACGGCCCCGGACCCCGCCGCGCTGCCCATCCAGGACCCCGCCACGACCGCCGACCAGTCCTCGCGCGCCGCCGAGGAGGCCGTCCGCCTCGTCGCCGCCCTCGTGGACGAGTGGGGCCGCGAGGGCGGGCCGATCCTGCGCACGGGCGGCGTGGGCGTGCGCGCCCTGGCCAGGACCGCCGACGCCCTCGGCCTGGAGGGCGCGCCCGCGGCCCGGGTCATCGAGCTGGCCGCCGGTGCCGGCCTGCTCGGCCTCGACGATGCGGGCGCCACCTGGGTGCCCTCCACGCAGGTCCCGCTCTGGCGCACCGCCACCCTGCCCGAGCGCTGGGCCCCGCTGGCCGTCGCCTGGGCCTGCTCGGCGCGCGCCCCCTGGCTCGTCGGCACCCGTGGTGAGGACGGCGCCCTGCGTGCCGTCCTCGGCGACGGCCTCGAGACCGCCCGGGCCGGCAGCCTGCGCCGTCGGATACTCCTACTGCTCGACTCCCTGCCGGAGGGCGCCGTCGTCACTCCCACCTGGGTGTACGAGGCCCTCACCTGGGCCCGCCCGCGCAGGCCCGTGCTCGACGGCGACGTCACCGGTGTGCTCGATGAGACTGAGTTCCTGGGCATCACCGGCGGGGGAGCCCTGTCCCGTGCGGGCCGACTGCTCGCCCGCTCTGTGCGCCACGAGACGCTGCTGAGTTCCGACGGCGAGGCCGATCCCCGTCTGCTCGGTGCCCTGGAGCGGGCCCTGGAGGAGGACCTGGCCGCCCCGGTCGGCCTCCTGCTCGTGCAGTCCGACCTCACGGCGGTCGTCCCCGGCCGTCCCGAGCCCGACCTCGCAGCACTGCTGGACAAGGCCGCCACGGTCGAGTCCCGTGGCAGCGCCCTCGCCGTGCGCTTCACCGACGAGTCGGTGCGCGCCGCCCTGGACTCCGGCTGGTCCGCCGTCGAGCTGCGGCAGGCCCTGGAGCGCTGGACCCCGACGCCCCTGCCCTCCGCCCTCACCACCCTCATTGAGGATGTGGCCCGCCACCACGGTGCCGTGCGCGTGCGCGAGGTCGCCAGCGTGCTCAGGGTCCCTGACCCGGCCACTGCGGCGGGTCTCCTGGCTGAGGCGCGTCTGAAGGGGCTGGGGCTCGATGAGGTTGCCCCGGGGGTGCTGCTGGCCACCGCCCCAGCGGGCCAGGTGCTGCGCGAACTGCGCGCCGCGGGCCTGTCCCCGGTGCTGGAGGATACGAGCGGGCGTCTGCTGCTGGCGGGCGACGCCGTCACCGCCCGACGTGGCGGCCCCGGTGTTGAGCCCGTGAGGCCGGGCGCCGTGACCGCCACGCGTCGCCATCGCCACTCCGCCCGGGAGCTGGCCGTGCTGGTGGGGCGCCTGCGCGCCGGGGAGCGGGCGCGCCGGGATCCGGCCGTGCCCGCCGGCGCCGCCACGGACCCGGTGCACGCCCTGGCGGTGATGCGCCAGGCCCAGTCCTCACGGTCCCGACTGCGCCTGCGCCTGGCGGGTCCCGACGGCGTGGTGCAGGAGCGCCGGGTGAGGGTGCTCGCCGTCGAGGCCGGGCGGGTGCGGCTGGCGGACGTGGAGCGCGAGACCGAGCTGACGGTGGCCGTGCACCGCGTCGTCTCCGTCGAGGAGGAGTGA